The following proteins are co-located in the Heliorestis convoluta genome:
- a CDS encoding glycosyltransferase family 4 protein: MKVFYITMQFPVPSETFASNDIKMLIAKGIDVQVFSLLRSLKESKKLIHERSLQDVPISNSTISKNLKGIFYGIISFRKTINIIKFIIKNNRKISEIIKSLILLPRILSIYQSIINNKPNVVHLFWGHYPSLIGYLILKYNPEIVLTTFLGAYDLEMKYKPSEVIAKNASKVFTHAQVNVITICDMGVKLDNICVSYRGVDINNLNNKGLLRKKAGRIVCAGRLIESKRIKEVIKIFSKVKNIFPFASLVILGDGPQKHDLQKLAVQLGVSDSIQFKGHVSQKEVFADFLKSEIFIFMSKKKGERLPNVVKEAMLARSICLVSETPGIGELISDGITGYIIKGDIDEVANKISYIFNNKQELIHIGLNARNFIVNHFDIEKTIMDYINVWEDTLVNKKNVL, from the coding sequence TTGAAAGTTTTTTATATCACAATGCAATTTCCTGTTCCTTCAGAAACATTTGCATCTAATGATATAAAAATGTTAATAGCAAAAGGTATAGATGTTCAAGTTTTTTCACTTTTAAGATCGCTGAAAGAATCGAAAAAACTTATTCATGAAAGATCTTTACAAGATGTGCCTATTAGTAATTCTACAATTTCTAAAAACCTTAAAGGTATCTTTTATGGAATAATTAGCTTTAGGAAAACAATAAATATAATAAAGTTTATTATTAAAAACAATAGAAAAATATCTGAAATAATTAAAAGTCTGATATTATTACCAAGGATACTCTCGATTTACCAGTCGATAATTAACAACAAGCCAAACGTTGTGCATTTATTCTGGGGGCACTATCCATCGCTTATTGGGTATTTAATATTAAAATATAATCCTGAAATTGTACTGACTACTTTTTTGGGAGCATATGACTTGGAAATGAAATACAAACCAAGCGAAGTTATTGCGAAAAATGCTAGCAAAGTATTTACCCATGCTCAGGTAAATGTAATAACAATTTGTGATATGGGAGTAAAGCTAGATAATATTTGTGTTTCATACAGAGGTGTTGATATAAATAATCTTAACAATAAAGGTTTATTAAGAAAAAAAGCAGGTAGGATTGTTTGTGCTGGTAGATTAATTGAATCTAAAAGAATAAAAGAAGTAATAAAGATTTTTTCTAAAGTAAAAAATATATTTCCATTTGCTTCTTTAGTAATACTAGGCGATGGTCCTCAAAAACATGACTTGCAAAAACTTGCGGTACAATTAGGAGTAAGTGATTCTATTCAATTTAAAGGCCATGTCTCTCAAAAAGAAGTATTTGCAGATTTTCTAAAGTCTGAGATATTTATATTCATGTCTAAAAAAAAGGGGGAGAGACTCCCAAATGTGGTCAAAGAAGCAATGTTAGCTCGAAGTATTTGCCTTGTATCTGAGACACCAGGAATTGGGGAATTGATAAGTGATGGAATCACAGGTTATATCATAAAAGGAGATATTGACGAAGTTGCAAATAAAATTTCATATATATTCAATAATAAACAGGAAT